From a region of the Geothrix sp. 21YS21S-2 genome:
- a CDS encoding aldehyde ferredoxin oxidoreductase family protein produces the protein MDRILRVNLTDLTTRIEETPGEWAGLGGRALTSTIVAREVPPACHPLGPNNKLVFAPGLLSGTSASNSGRLSCGAKSPLTGGIKESNVGGTAAQMFARLGIKALIVEGMPKGAAWYGLRVTRDGVAIQEERELVGKNNFAVLEAIEGRLGKKAGVLSIGTAGEMRVTAANISVRDPSGKLRSHGRGGLGAVMGSKRVKFITIEDEGAPGIQLADPDKFKAASRVFTKALMDHPVSGTGLPTYGTNVLVNILHEAGGLPTRNFTSGRFDGHESICGETMHETIVARGGKPRHGCHAGCVIQCSQVYNDKDGNYLTSGFEYETIWGLGANCTITDLDDIATADSIMDDLGIDSIETAVAFGVAMEAGILPWGDGKEMLRILREEVGQGTALGRVIASGAGAVGRTYGITRVPVVKNQGIPAYDPRSVKGIGITYATTPMGADHTAGYTIATNILNVGGQVDPLKKDGQVELSRNLQIATAAIDSTGMCIFVAFPALDIPECLPAMIDMINARYGAELTGDDVVALGRTVLKTERGFNMAAGMTSVHDRLPEFFRTDPVAPHDAVWDFTDEEVDAFWNF, from the coding sequence ATGGACAGGATTCTCAGGGTCAACCTGACCGACCTCACCACCCGGATCGAGGAGACGCCCGGGGAGTGGGCGGGCCTGGGGGGCCGCGCCCTCACCTCCACCATCGTGGCCAGGGAGGTCCCCCCGGCCTGCCACCCCCTGGGCCCCAACAACAAGCTCGTCTTCGCCCCCGGCCTCCTCTCGGGCACGTCGGCCTCCAACTCGGGCCGCCTCTCCTGCGGGGCCAAGAGCCCGCTGACCGGCGGCATCAAGGAGAGCAACGTGGGCGGCACCGCGGCCCAGATGTTCGCGCGGCTCGGCATCAAGGCCCTGATCGTCGAGGGCATGCCCAAGGGCGCCGCGTGGTACGGCCTTCGGGTCACCAGGGACGGGGTGGCCATCCAGGAGGAGCGGGAGCTGGTCGGCAAGAACAACTTCGCGGTTCTGGAGGCCATCGAGGGCCGCCTCGGGAAGAAGGCCGGCGTGCTTTCCATCGGCACCGCCGGCGAGATGCGCGTGACGGCCGCCAACATCTCCGTCCGGGACCCCTCGGGCAAGCTCCGCAGCCACGGCCGCGGGGGCCTGGGCGCCGTCATGGGCTCCAAGCGCGTCAAGTTCATCACCATCGAGGACGAAGGCGCCCCCGGCATCCAGCTGGCCGATCCCGACAAGTTCAAGGCGGCCTCCCGCGTCTTCACCAAGGCCCTCATGGACCATCCCGTGAGCGGCACCGGCCTGCCCACCTACGGCACCAACGTCCTGGTGAACATCCTGCACGAGGCGGGGGGCCTGCCCACCCGCAACTTCACCTCGGGCCGCTTCGACGGGCACGAGTCCATCTGCGGCGAGACCATGCACGAAACCATCGTCGCCCGCGGCGGCAAGCCGCGCCACGGCTGCCATGCCGGCTGCGTCATCCAGTGCTCCCAGGTCTACAACGACAAGGACGGCAACTACCTCACCTCCGGCTTCGAGTACGAGACCATCTGGGGCCTGGGCGCCAACTGCACCATCACCGACCTGGACGACATCGCGACGGCCGACAGCATCATGGACGACCTGGGCATCGACTCCATCGAGACCGCGGTCGCCTTCGGCGTGGCCATGGAGGCCGGCATCCTCCCCTGGGGCGACGGCAAGGAGATGCTGCGCATCCTCCGCGAGGAAGTGGGCCAGGGCACCGCCCTGGGCCGCGTCATCGCCTCGGGCGCGGGCGCCGTGGGCCGCACCTACGGCATCACCCGCGTCCCCGTGGTGAAGAACCAGGGCATCCCCGCCTACGACCCGCGCTCGGTCAAGGGCATCGGCATCACCTACGCCACCACCCCCATGGGCGCCGACCACACCGCCGGCTACACCATCGCCACCAACATCCTCAACGTGGGCGGCCAGGTGGATCCCCTCAAGAAGGACGGCCAGGTCGAGCTCAGCCGCAACCTGCAGATCGCCACCGCCGCCATCGACTCCACGGGCATGTGCATCTTCGTGGCCTTCCCCGCCCTGGACATCCCCGAGTGCCTGCCGGCCATGATCGACATGATCAACGCCCGGTACGGCGCCGAGCTCACCGGCGACGACGTGGTGGCCCTGGGCAGGACCGTCCTCAAGACCGAGCGCGGCTTCAACATGGCCGCCGGCATGACCAGCGTCCACGACCGGCTTCCCGAGTTCTTCCGCACCGATCCCGTCGCTCCGCACGACGCCGTGTGGGACTTCACCGACGAAGAGGTCGACGCGTTCTGGAACTTCTGA
- a CDS encoding MoaD/ThiS family protein, translated as MIVTVKLFAHFRNGRFKEAEKAFPDGVDCLHVIQSLEFTARDMGIVMVNGLHAALDRPLEDRDILALFPLVGGG; from the coding sequence ATGATCGTCACCGTCAAGCTCTTCGCGCATTTCCGCAACGGCAGGTTCAAGGAGGCCGAGAAGGCCTTCCCGGATGGCGTGGACTGCCTCCACGTCATCCAGAGCCTCGAATTCACCGCCAGGGACATGGGGATCGTGATGGTGAACGGACTGCATGCCGCCCTGGACAGGCCCCTGGAGGACCGGGACATCCTGGCCCTGTTCCCCCTGGTCGGGGGCGGGTAG